One region of Thiomonas intermedia genomic DNA includes:
- a CDS encoding serine aminopeptidase domain-containing protein, whose translation MRFLNGSRELVGLYLEPTGQTPARHHAVLLCNPFGQEGIRAHRLYRVMSERLAAAGYHVLRFDYYGSGDSAGADEAWDLQGSVADTQAALMELLRRSHAPVWSAVGLRLGATIVLDLVRRAPLPPQLLMLIEPVLDGRAYLSDLAASSLEALNRGYGARWPMSARLRQTLLPEPDTEALGFFLSPQARAQIEAIAPACLDAVPAAAIRLLTPDLKQTQCQLDQARLHPDRLQLVDTESRIDWATDSAAATAIVPMHWIRDLIDHLAPVDHA comes from the coding sequence GTGCGATTCCTGAATGGCAGCCGTGAACTGGTGGGCCTCTATCTCGAACCCACGGGGCAGACCCCTGCGCGGCACCACGCCGTCTTGCTGTGCAACCCTTTCGGGCAGGAAGGCATCCGCGCCCACCGGCTATACCGGGTGATGAGCGAGCGGCTCGCCGCCGCCGGCTATCACGTGCTGCGCTTCGACTACTACGGCAGTGGCGACTCGGCCGGAGCCGACGAGGCATGGGACCTTCAAGGCAGCGTGGCCGACACCCAGGCAGCCTTGATGGAGCTGCTGCGCCGCAGCCACGCGCCGGTGTGGTCAGCCGTAGGGCTGCGTCTGGGCGCCACCATCGTGCTCGATCTGGTCCGGCGCGCGCCCTTGCCGCCCCAGTTGCTCATGCTCATCGAGCCGGTGCTGGATGGACGGGCCTATCTGAGCGACCTGGCGGCCTCCAGCCTCGAGGCGCTCAACCGGGGCTACGGCGCACGCTGGCCGATGAGTGCCCGCCTGCGTCAAACCCTGCTGCCCGAGCCCGACACCGAGGCGCTCGGCTTCTTTCTCAGCCCGCAGGCCCGCGCGCAGATCGAAGCCATTGCGCCCGCGTGCCTGGACGCTGTTCCGGCTGCGGCCATTCGCCTGCTCACGCCCGACCTGAAGCAGACGCAATGCCAGCTCGACCAGGCCCGGCTGCACCCCGACCGACTCCAACTGGTCGACACCGAATCGCGCATCGACTGGGCCACTGACAGCGCTGCGGCCACGGCCATCGTGCCCATGCACTGGATCCGCGATCTGATCGACCATCTCGCTCCCGTCGATCATGCGTGA
- a CDS encoding 4'-phosphopantetheinyl transferase family protein — MKTLSLPLSQQVRNAMRLGTASRLRDPAAPLERPHLRDVHIWELDLRHPPAHALDLLDAAEQERARRFVFAIDQTRYIAAHGWMRQILGRYLGRAPQDLQFTSGLHGKPALSGRKDDASLCFNLSHSLDKALLAVSNGLPVGVDIEAIRPDLPDSALATGVLTQGELDELAQLPPKQQTGVFFACWARKEACMKALGLGLALEPKTLHVGMIPARQRVLSEHAADYIDLSPLPSPSGHAAALAVLGGFGKALYRQASLPGRSD; from the coding sequence GTGAAAACCTTGTCCCTGCCTCTGTCGCAACAGGTGCGCAATGCCATGCGCCTGGGTACGGCCTCCCGATTACGAGATCCGGCGGCACCGCTCGAGCGCCCGCATCTGCGCGATGTGCACATCTGGGAGCTCGATCTGCGTCATCCGCCGGCCCACGCGCTGGACCTGCTCGACGCCGCCGAACAGGAGCGCGCCCGACGCTTCGTCTTCGCCATCGACCAGACGCGCTACATCGCCGCGCATGGCTGGATGCGGCAGATTCTCGGCCGCTACCTGGGCCGCGCCCCACAGGATCTGCAATTCACGTCCGGGCTCCACGGCAAGCCCGCCCTGAGTGGCCGCAAGGATGACGCCTCCCTGTGTTTCAACCTCAGCCACAGCCTCGACAAGGCGTTGCTGGCCGTGAGCAACGGTCTTCCGGTCGGCGTGGACATCGAGGCCATCCGGCCCGATCTTCCCGACAGCGCATTGGCCACAGGCGTGCTGACCCAAGGGGAACTCGACGAACTCGCGCAACTCCCCCCCAAACAGCAGACGGGCGTGTTCTTCGCCTGCTGGGCGCGCAAGGAAGCCTGCATGAAGGCGCTCGGCCTCGGACTGGCGCTTGAGCCCAAAACCCTGCATGTGGGCATGATCCCGGCGCGGCAACGGGTGCTTTCGGAGCATGCCGCCGACTACATCGACCTGTCTCCGTTGCCGAGTCCGTCCGGTCACGCCGCCGCGCTGGCGGTCCTGGGCGGCTTCGGCAAGGCGCTCTACCGCCAGGCATCCCTGCCCGGGAGGTCTGATTGA
- a CDS encoding cobalamin-binding protein: protein MSAVRWFVSATLAVALWLAAPVAWGAPVQVTDDAGQSVTLPSPARRIIALSPQLLELSAAAGASRQVVGTIQGASNVPWARKLPLVGDAFALNLEAIVRLKPDLILAWESGTPPRDAARLKALGIPVFWSQANTFESLASTVSRIGVLAGTSRQAARWVGDFAHRLGALRQRYAGQKPMVRVFYQAWSTPLITVGGTQLINQAITLCGGRNVFGHLAVLAPTISAEAVVEADPQLIVTASPQGAQWLKAWKRFPQISAVRHDQLVPLSPDALPRMGVNVLDGVQQLCTAMATARRSRAP from the coding sequence ATGAGCGCGGTCCGATGGTTTGTCTCGGCCACGCTCGCCGTGGCGCTTTGGCTGGCCGCGCCGGTCGCCTGGGGCGCGCCGGTTCAGGTCACCGACGACGCCGGGCAGAGCGTCACCCTGCCCTCGCCGGCCCGGCGGATCATCGCGCTGTCACCGCAACTGCTCGAACTCAGCGCGGCAGCCGGGGCGAGCCGTCAGGTCGTGGGCACGATCCAGGGCGCGAGCAACGTGCCTTGGGCGCGCAAGCTGCCCCTCGTGGGCGACGCCTTCGCGCTGAATCTCGAAGCCATCGTCCGTCTCAAGCCCGATCTGATCCTGGCCTGGGAGTCGGGCACGCCACCCCGCGATGCGGCCCGGCTGAAAGCGCTGGGCATTCCCGTCTTCTGGAGCCAGGCCAACACCTTTGAATCCCTGGCCTCCACGGTCAGCCGCATCGGCGTTCTGGCGGGAACGTCGCGACAAGCTGCGCGCTGGGTCGGCGATTTCGCCCATCGGCTGGGCGCGTTGCGCCAGCGTTATGCCGGGCAGAAGCCCATGGTGAGGGTGTTTTACCAGGCATGGTCCACGCCCCTGATTACCGTGGGTGGCACGCAGCTCATCAATCAGGCCATCACGCTGTGCGGTGGACGCAACGTGTTCGGCCATCTGGCCGTCCTGGCGCCCACCATCAGCGCCGAGGCCGTCGTCGAGGCCGATCCTCAGCTCATCGTGACGGCCAGCCCGCAAGGTGCGCAGTGGCTCAAGGCGTGGAAGCGGTTTCCGCAGATCAGTGCGGTGCGACACGATCAACTGGTGCCGCTGTCTCCTGACGCTCTGCCCCGCATGGGAGTGAATGTGCTCGACGGCGTGCAGCAACTCTGCACCGCCATGGCCACCGCCCGACGATCCCGCGCCCCTTGA